In Malus sylvestris chromosome 16, drMalSylv7.2, whole genome shotgun sequence, the following are encoded in one genomic region:
- the LOC126607057 gene encoding E3 ubiquitin-protein ligase AIRP2-like, producing the protein MEMIYYQPSYQESLSALEADIQHANSLAAAIPRGKGGARFQMKLVYNHLAPLFLFLLQWFDCSITCLLPRYLNFFHILVYKVYTDGRPSISTHGRKASIRDFYSVILPTLQRLHGDLGELDDSKDGDPRVPSMESSGKKMIKGDGSLVNAEGEREEECGICLEPCTKVVLPNCCHAMCIKCYRNWSRKSESCPFCRGNIKRVKSQDLWVLTCNEDVVDTETVSKEDLLRFYLYINSLPKDYPDALFLVYYEYSNLF; encoded by the exons atggagatgaTTTATTACCAGCCTTCTTACCAGGAGTCCTTGAGTGCTTTAGAGGCAGATATACAGCATGCAAATTCTCT AGCTGCTGCAATTCCGAGAGGCAAAGGCGGTGCCCGGTTTCAGATGAAATTGGTTTACAATCACTTGGCTCCCCTCTTTCTGTTTTTGTTGCAATGGTTTGATTGCTCAATCACTTGCCTGCTCCCAAGATACCTAAATTTCTTCCACATACTTGTCTACAAG GTATACACAGATGGCAGGCCTAGCATTTCAACTCATGGACGGAAGGCTTCTATAAGGGACTTCTATT CCGTTATCTTACCGACTCTTCAGCGGCTGCACGGGGATTTGGGGGAGTTAGACGATTCTAAGGATGGAGATCCTAGGGTTCCCAGCATGGAAAGCTCTGGAAAGAAGATGATTAAGGGAGATGGTAGCCTTGTCAATGctgagggggagagagaagagGAGTGTGGGATATGTTTAGAGCCTTGCACCAAAGTGGTCTTGCCTAATTGCTGTCACGCAATGTGCATCAAATGCTACCGAAATTG GAGTAGAAAGTCGGAGTCTTGCCCATTTTGCCGTGGTAATATAAAGAGAGTTAAGTCTCAAGACTTATGGGTGCTCACTTGCAACGAAGATGTGGTTGACACCGAAACGGTTTCAAAAGAGGACTTGTTGCGTTTCTACCTCTATATCAACAGCCTGCCGAAAGATTACCCGGATGCCCTCTTCTTGGTGTACTACGAGTATTCTAATTTGTTTTAA